Part of the candidate division KSB1 bacterium genome, GTTCAAAAAGATTTTGGGCCTTGCTTTTATCGCCATCAGACAGAACTTTCTTTGCTTCTTCTAACAGGTTTTTTGATTCAGTCGGAATGTTTTCTTCCAGCCAACTGCGGACTTGCGCTTCCGGTAAAGCGCCGACAAAGTCAGCAATCACTTTGCCGTCGGAAAACATTTTAACTGCCGGAATCCCGCTGATCCCATGT contains:
- the trxA gene encoding thioredoxin encodes the protein MENVTLDFQKDVIEASKTTAIVVDFWAEWCGPCKMLTPVLENLAGEASGTWKLVKVNTDEYQELSAEHGISGIPAVKMFSDGKVIADFVGALPEAQVRSWLEENIPTESKNLLEEAKKVLSDGDKSKAQNLFE